In Gammaproteobacteria bacterium, the following proteins share a genomic window:
- a CDS encoding polysaccharide biosynthesis/export family protein yields the protein MVLNRTLPALAGLVLMALSMGPALAAEAGPDDAYLVQPGDVLSISVWREEGLEKEVLVRPDGGLSFPLVGNVQASGKSIPQLQTEVADKLKRFIPDPSVTVAVLKLDGNKVYVIGKVNRPGEFPVTRNVDVVQALAMAGGMTPYAAVNKIHILRRSGGKQSAIPFAYGDVEKGQDLEQNIVLQAGDVVVVP from the coding sequence ATGGTATTGAACCGCACCCTGCCGGCCCTGGCCGGCCTCGTCCTGATGGCCCTGTCGATGGGACCCGCCCTGGCCGCCGAGGCCGGACCCGACGACGCCTATCTCGTCCAGCCCGGCGACGTGCTGAGCATTTCGGTGTGGCGCGAAGAGGGCCTCGAGAAAGAGGTGCTGGTGCGCCCCGATGGCGGGCTGTCGTTCCCGCTGGTCGGCAACGTCCAGGCCAGCGGCAAGTCCATCCCGCAGCTGCAGACCGAGGTCGCCGACAAGCTCAAGCGCTTCATCCCCGACCCGTCGGTGACCGTCGCCGTGCTCAAACTCGACGGCAACAAGGTCTATGTGATCGGCAAGGTCAACCGCCCCGGTGAGTTTCCGGTGACGCGCAATGTCGACGTGGTGCAGGCCCTGGCCATGGCCGGCGGCATGACGCCGTATGCCGCCGTCAACAAGATCCACATCCTGCGCCGCAGCGGCGGCAAACAATCGGCCATCCCCTTCGCCTATGGCGATGTCGAGAAGGGCCAGGATCTGGAACAGAACATCGTCCTGCAGGCCGGCGACGTGGTGGTGGTGCCGTGA
- a CDS encoding BrnT family toxin — protein sequence MELTWDPAKAAANLAKHGVRFADAETVLYDPDALTVEDTDAEGEHRYASIGTDAMGRILVVVYSYRGNRIRLISARRASKKERRAYEEGI from the coding sequence ATGGAGCTGACCTGGGATCCGGCCAAGGCGGCCGCGAACCTCGCCAAGCACGGGGTGCGTTTTGCCGATGCCGAAACGGTCCTCTATGACCCGGATGCGCTTACCGTCGAGGATACCGACGCGGAAGGTGAGCACCGCTACGCTTCCATCGGGACGGATGCAATGGGTCGCATCCTGGTCGTCGTATACAGCTACCGTGGCAACCGGATTCGCTTGATTTCCGCACGCCGCGCCAGCAAGAAGGAGAGGCGGGCCTATGAAGAAGGAATATGA